Proteins from a single region of Nocardiopsis dassonvillei subsp. dassonvillei DSM 43111:
- a CDS encoding GNAT family N-acetyltransferase codes for MRLRQGGPADLSAVLETFDATVAWLVEHGRSAQWGDRPWSQDPRRVARVKELVAEGLWVAEVGDGTAGFLTVTERAPGYAPRVRERELYVHLLLVSRAYSGRDVGGKLLSFARRRARERGIGLVRVDCWAGGDGALVRYYEGQGFTPVERVPVGGTEVQMFEYRV; via the coding sequence TTGAGGCTGCGCCAGGGCGGACCAGCGGACCTGTCAGCGGTACTGGAGACCTTCGACGCCACCGTGGCGTGGCTGGTCGAGCACGGGCGCTCCGCGCAGTGGGGCGACCGCCCCTGGTCACAGGATCCCCGACGGGTCGCGCGCGTGAAGGAGCTGGTCGCCGAGGGCCTGTGGGTGGCCGAGGTCGGGGACGGCACGGCCGGGTTCCTCACCGTCACCGAACGGGCTCCCGGCTACGCGCCGCGGGTGCGCGAACGCGAGCTCTACGTCCACCTGCTGCTGGTCTCGCGCGCCTACTCCGGGCGCGACGTGGGCGGCAAGCTGCTCTCCTTCGCCCGCAGGCGGGCGCGCGAGCGCGGAATCGGGCTGGTGCGGGTGGACTGCTGGGCGGGCGGGGACGGGGCCCTGGTGCGCTACTACGAGGGGCAGGGGTTCACCCCGGTCGAACGGGTGCCGGTGGGCGGCACCGAGGTCCAGATGTTCGAGTACCGGGTCTGA
- a CDS encoding universal stress protein → MGTTDEEGVRAHRGTEGIVVGVDGSPGSRAALDWAARAAADRGLELLVLHALSMPVISAPLGFTGRVPPTPELADWAERLLREAVDHVARTRPGLELRTEVSKLDPARALLTASRSAEMAVVGSRGLGGTASVFLGSVSVRVSAHATCPVAVVPGPDEAVGGGDPRVRGERGRVVVGLDGSAGGRAALRFALDEAARTGAELVAVHAWEIPNPVDVTALDPAAHAAVREYLVSRADEHVRALVEEARTERTGDVPVRVEVVQDQAAHALLTRGDDADLIVVGSRGRGGFAGLLLGSVSQTVLHHARVPVVVARSRSGRSGD, encoded by the coding sequence ATGGGTACCACCGACGAGGAGGGCGTCCGGGCACACCGCGGCACGGAGGGGATCGTCGTGGGTGTGGACGGCTCACCGGGGAGCCGTGCGGCACTGGACTGGGCTGCCCGGGCGGCGGCCGACCGCGGTCTGGAACTGCTGGTCCTGCACGCACTGAGCATGCCCGTGATCAGCGCGCCGCTGGGGTTCACGGGGCGGGTGCCGCCCACACCGGAGCTCGCGGACTGGGCCGAGCGCCTGCTCCGGGAAGCCGTCGACCACGTTGCGCGGACCCGTCCCGGATTGGAGTTGCGCACCGAGGTCTCCAAACTGGATCCGGCCCGCGCCCTGCTCACGGCCTCGCGGTCGGCTGAGATGGCCGTCGTGGGCTCGCGCGGCCTGGGCGGTACCGCTTCGGTGTTCCTGGGCTCGGTGAGCGTCCGCGTCAGCGCTCACGCGACATGTCCCGTCGCCGTGGTGCCGGGCCCCGACGAGGCTGTCGGCGGAGGGGATCCCCGTGTGCGAGGGGAGCGCGGGCGCGTCGTGGTCGGATTGGACGGTTCCGCGGGCGGACGGGCCGCGCTGCGCTTCGCCCTGGACGAGGCGGCCCGTACCGGCGCCGAACTCGTGGCGGTGCACGCCTGGGAGATACCGAACCCCGTCGACGTCACGGCGCTGGATCCCGCCGCGCACGCCGCGGTCCGCGAGTACCTGGTCTCGCGCGCCGACGAACACGTGCGTGCCCTGGTCGAAGAGGCCCGCACCGAGCGCACCGGAGACGTTCCGGTGCGGGTCGAGGTCGTTCAGGATCAGGCCGCCCACGCACTGTTGACCAGGGGCGATGATGCCGACCTCATCGTCGTCGGTTCGCGGGGACGCGGTGGTTTCGCCGGTCTCCTGCTGGGATCGGTCAGCCAGACGGTGCTGCACCACGCCCGCGTGCCGGTGGTCGTGGCGCGTTCCCGCTCGGGGAGGAGCGGGGACTGA
- a CDS encoding molybdopterin molybdotransferase MoeA, with product MGAGGCTGGHGGHRSWPRAREAARLLGGGRPPAPRELPLEDALGAVLAADVHALTGLPAFDASAMDGFAVSGPGPWRLVGRRLAGAAEAPVGLRPGEAVEIATGARVPKDTECVVPYELAAVRDGTVDGPAEAGRHVRWAGEETAPGETVLERGAVVGPAALGLAASLGHDTLPVLRPRVSVLVTGEEITTSGLPGDGSVRDAIGPALPGVVERAGGRIASLRHLGDERRPLLDALEGADGDVVAVCGSSSRGPADHLRSVLEELGAEVAVDGVACRPGHPQLLAHTDRTVFVGLPGNPGAALVAAATLLVPLLAAMTGRPDPGTGLARAVLEGAVTAHPRDTRLVAVRLDGGRARPVGHDRPGSLRGAALADAYAVVPPDWDGGEVELLRVP from the coding sequence ATGGGAGCGGGCGGCTGCACCGGGGGACACGGCGGGCACCGGTCGTGGCCGCGGGCGCGGGAGGCCGCCCGGCTCCTGGGCGGCGGCAGGCCCCCGGCTCCGCGGGAGCTCCCCCTGGAGGACGCCCTGGGCGCCGTCCTCGCCGCGGACGTGCACGCGTTGACGGGCCTGCCCGCCTTCGACGCCTCGGCCATGGACGGCTTCGCGGTGTCGGGCCCGGGGCCCTGGCGGCTGGTCGGCAGGCGGCTGGCCGGGGCGGCGGAGGCACCCGTGGGCCTGCGCCCGGGCGAGGCCGTCGAGATCGCCACCGGCGCCCGTGTGCCCAAGGACACGGAGTGCGTCGTGCCCTACGAGCTGGCCGCCGTTCGGGACGGGACGGTGGACGGGCCCGCGGAGGCGGGCCGCCACGTGCGCTGGGCGGGGGAGGAGACCGCCCCCGGCGAGACCGTGCTCGAACGGGGAGCGGTGGTCGGCCCCGCCGCGCTGGGTCTGGCCGCCAGCCTGGGCCACGACACCCTGCCGGTGCTGCGCCCCCGGGTCTCGGTCCTGGTCACCGGTGAGGAGATCACCACATCGGGGCTGCCCGGCGACGGCAGTGTGCGCGACGCCATCGGTCCGGCGCTGCCCGGGGTCGTCGAGCGCGCGGGCGGCCGGATCGCGTCCCTGCGCCACCTGGGCGACGAGCGGCGTCCGCTGCTCGACGCGCTGGAGGGCGCGGACGGCGACGTGGTCGCGGTGTGCGGTTCCTCGTCCCGGGGGCCGGCCGACCACCTGCGTTCGGTCCTGGAGGAGCTGGGCGCCGAGGTCGCGGTGGACGGGGTCGCCTGCCGCCCGGGCCACCCGCAGCTGCTCGCGCACACCGACCGGACCGTGTTCGTGGGCCTTCCCGGCAACCCCGGGGCCGCCCTGGTCGCCGCGGCCACCCTGCTGGTCCCCCTGCTGGCCGCCATGACCGGACGCCCGGACCCCGGAACGGGTCTGGCCCGAGCCGTCCTGGAGGGCGCCGTCACCGCTCACCCCCGGGACACCCGGCTGGTCGCGGTGCGCCTGGACGGCGGCCGGGCGCGGCCGGTGGGCCACGACCGTCCGGGCAGTCTGCGCGGCGCCGCGCTGGCCGACGCCTACGCGGTGGTGCCGCCGGACTGGGACGGCGGCGAGGTGGAACTGCTCCGCGTGCCCTGA
- a CDS encoding MFS transporter has protein sequence MSSAQTGNGTVGAAPALAGPREWTALAVLVLPVILISVDSTVLGFAVPALSEQLRPDAGQLLWIVDVYGFVLAGLLITMGSLGDRIGRRRLLMIGSAAFGAASLLAAFSPTAEVLIAARALLGLAGASLMPSTLSLLRNIFLDPRQRLLAIALWASGFSGGAALGPILGGWLLEHFFWGSVFLINLPVMALILVLVPLLVRESRNPDSGRLDPLSVVLSMAAILPVVYGVKNLATEGLAVVPVVSLAVGLGLGYLFVRRQKALDDPLIDVGLFRYRVFSVAVATNLMIVFSLVSSLFFLTQYLQLVLGVSPMRAGFVLVPGLVLSVLAGLVAVRLSRHLSLATVIGGSLLVTATGFAVLVFAPQGNVVTGVVLVTAGFALIATGSGFAETLTNGAIMAAAPPQRAGAASAISETAYELGAALGVALLGSVLTASYRANLTAVEGVPLGAVDAARETLGGAANAAAEVGGAAGDALMLAARTAFTDGMHLTSVIAVVIVLAAAAQAWVLLRGRGNPAVEPVEGPAEGALEETVEAVGTAGTAGATVAAEAAGAEEAGGTTGAGQEPAPVAADPAAGDTQAAPERNRSDG, from the coding sequence ATGAGTTCCGCCCAGACCGGAAACGGCACCGTCGGCGCGGCGCCCGCCCTCGCGGGCCCGCGCGAATGGACCGCGCTCGCCGTCCTGGTCCTCCCGGTGATCCTGATCTCGGTCGACTCCACCGTGCTCGGGTTCGCCGTCCCCGCGCTCAGCGAGCAGCTGCGGCCCGACGCGGGCCAGCTGCTGTGGATCGTCGACGTCTACGGCTTCGTCCTTGCCGGACTGCTGATCACCATGGGCTCGCTCGGCGACCGCATCGGCCGGCGACGCCTGCTCATGATCGGTTCGGCCGCCTTCGGCGCGGCCTCGCTGCTCGCCGCGTTCTCACCCACCGCCGAGGTGCTCATCGCGGCCCGCGCCCTGCTCGGCCTGGCGGGCGCCTCACTGATGCCCTCGACCCTGTCGCTGCTGCGCAACATCTTCCTGGACCCGCGCCAGCGCCTGCTGGCCATCGCCCTGTGGGCGTCGGGGTTCTCCGGCGGCGCGGCGCTCGGCCCGATCCTGGGCGGCTGGCTCCTGGAGCACTTCTTCTGGGGCTCGGTGTTCCTGATCAACCTGCCGGTGATGGCGCTGATCCTGGTGCTGGTCCCGCTGCTGGTGCGCGAGTCGCGCAACCCCGACTCGGGCCGCCTGGACCCGCTGAGCGTGGTCCTGTCCATGGCCGCGATCCTGCCCGTCGTGTACGGCGTCAAGAACCTGGCCACCGAGGGCCTGGCGGTCGTCCCGGTCGTCTCCCTGGCGGTCGGCCTGGGCCTGGGCTACCTGTTCGTCCGGCGCCAGAAGGCCCTGGACGACCCGCTGATCGACGTGGGCCTGTTCCGGTACCGCGTGTTCAGCGTGGCGGTGGCCACCAACCTGATGATCGTGTTCTCGCTGGTGTCGTCGCTGTTCTTCCTGACGCAGTACCTCCAGCTGGTGCTGGGCGTCTCACCGATGCGGGCCGGTTTCGTGCTGGTGCCGGGCCTGGTGCTGTCGGTGCTGGCGGGGCTGGTGGCGGTGCGGCTGTCGCGCCACCTGAGTCTGGCCACGGTGATCGGCGGGTCCCTGCTGGTGACCGCGACGGGGTTTGCGGTCCTGGTCTTCGCGCCGCAGGGCAACGTGGTGACCGGTGTGGTGCTCGTGACGGCGGGCTTCGCGCTGATCGCCACCGGCTCCGGGTTCGCTGAGACGCTGACCAACGGCGCGATCATGGCGGCGGCCCCGCCCCAGCGCGCGGGCGCGGCCTCGGCGATCTCCGAGACCGCCTACGAGCTGGGCGCGGCGCTGGGCGTCGCGCTGCTGGGCAGTGTGCTGACCGCGTCCTACCGGGCGAACCTGACCGCCGTGGAGGGCGTGCCCTTGGGGGCTGTGGACGCCGCCCGGGAGACCCTGGGCGGGGCCGCGAACGCCGCCGCCGAGGTGGGCGGCGCCGCGGGCGACGCGCTGATGCTCGCCGCGCGGACGGCGTTCACCGACGGCATGCACCTGACCAGCGTCATCGCCGTGGTGATCGTCCTGGCCGCCGCCGCGCAGGCGTGGGTGCTGCTGCGCGGTCGGGGCAACCCGGCGGTGGAGCCGGTGGAGGGCCCCGCCGAGGGAGCCCTGGAGGAGACGGTCGAGGCCGTGGGCACCGCCGGGACCGCGGGGGCCACGGTGGCCGCCGAGGCCGCGGGCGCCGAGGAGGCCGGAGGGACCACGGGTGCCGGGCAGGAGCCCGCTCCGGTGGCCGCCGACCCCGCGGCCGGTGACACCCAGGCCGCGCCGGAGCGGAACCGCTCCGACGGCTAG
- a CDS encoding CBS domain-containing protein codes for MTKTVGDLMTTSVLAARDDAGYKELAAFMRDHHVSAVPVVDGGHRVLGVVSTADLLLKLADPDPEEGYTGEPFRERLARIKSTGTTARELMTSPAVTVTAATAPREAAGLMRRHGFRRLPVVDGDGRLVGLVGRSDLLHVYAVDDADLERRVREDVVRGRFGLTDVETGVSHGVVTLSGEVARRSDIPRLAHAVRDAEGVVHVRCHLTHRLDDLTLGGTSR; via the coding sequence ATGACCAAGACCGTCGGCGACCTGATGACCACGAGTGTCCTGGCCGCCCGGGACGACGCCGGGTACAAGGAACTGGCCGCCTTCATGCGGGACCACCATGTCAGCGCGGTGCCCGTGGTGGACGGCGGGCACCGCGTCCTGGGCGTCGTGTCGACCGCCGATCTGCTGCTCAAGCTCGCCGACCCCGATCCGGAGGAGGGGTACACCGGCGAGCCCTTCCGTGAGCGGCTCGCCCGGATCAAGAGCACGGGCACGACGGCTCGCGAGCTGATGACCTCTCCGGCGGTCACCGTCACCGCCGCCACCGCGCCCCGTGAGGCGGCGGGGCTGATGAGACGGCACGGGTTCAGGCGGCTGCCCGTGGTGGACGGGGACGGGCGCCTCGTGGGCCTGGTCGGCCGGTCGGACCTGCTGCACGTGTACGCGGTGGACGACGCGGACCTCGAACGGCGGGTGCGGGAGGACGTCGTCCGCGGCCGGTTCGGGCTGACCGACGTGGAGACCGGCGTCAGCCACGGCGTGGTCACCCTGAGCGGCGAGGTCGCGCGCCGGTCCGACATCCCCCGTCTGGCGCACGCGGTGCGCGACGCCGAGGGCGTGGTCCACGTCCGCTGCCACCTGACCCACCGCCTCGACGACCTCACCCTCGGAGGAACGTCCCGATGA
- a CDS encoding glycoside hydrolase family 65 protein — protein MSRWTLVYEGRDPDGQGVRETLCTLGNGYFATRGAPPEARDDGVHYPGTYVAGCYDRAVSEVDGHRVENEDLVNAPNWLPLTFRVGDGDWFERPDPALPQRTELDMRRGVLTRTFHVVDDGRRTRVAQRRLVSMDAPHLAALETTLVPEGWSGTAVVRSALDGRVANRGVARYRDLNGRHLHPLDTGSDGPGLDWLRCRTLSSGVEVALASRTLVSQGPRPAARESPAGDGWAATDLILDLRSGEQTTVEKTVALYTSRDRAVGDILDAARDALERAGGFDELLRRHTTAWHHLWRSCALEAGDEEEQRVLNLHLFHLLQTLSPHTADLDAGVPARGLHGEAYRGHVFWDELFVLPFLNLHFPETARALLRYRWRRLPQARAIARAAGLRGALFPWQSGSDGSEESQSTHLNPRSGRWIPDHSHLQRHVGLAVAYNVWQHHQATGDTAFLTGFGAELLLEVARAFADMAVYDKALDRYVIRGVMGPDEYHDGYPGREDPGLDDNAYTNLMAVWVMLRALDTLRALPGPSRRDLEESLGLDADEVERFETLTRKMRVPFHEGVISQFAGYGDLEELDWRDCRGVRRLDRFLEAGGDSCNRYKASKQADVLMLFFLLPAEEIADMLRRLGYTYDPGLIPRTVDYYLARTSHGSTLSSVVHSWVLARTNREESWDFFRRALSTDVDDVQGGTTAEGIHLGAMAGTVDLLTRCYTGLTTRGGALHLSPLLPAELDHLSYGLRYHDHWEVGVDVRRDHVRVTLPPSAGPPVRVRVKERHALVAPGSSCVLPLW, from the coding sequence ATGAGCCGCTGGACGCTGGTCTACGAGGGGCGGGACCCGGATGGCCAGGGCGTACGCGAGACCCTGTGCACCTTGGGGAACGGTTACTTCGCCACGCGCGGCGCGCCGCCCGAGGCCCGTGACGACGGAGTCCACTACCCGGGCACCTACGTCGCCGGCTGCTACGACCGCGCCGTCTCCGAGGTCGACGGGCACCGGGTGGAGAACGAGGACCTGGTCAACGCCCCCAACTGGCTCCCCCTGACCTTCCGCGTCGGTGACGGCGACTGGTTCGAACGACCGGACCCGGCACTCCCGCAGCGCACCGAGCTGGACATGCGCCGAGGAGTGCTGACGCGGACCTTCCACGTGGTGGACGACGGCAGGAGGACACGGGTGGCCCAACGGCGCCTGGTGTCGATGGACGCCCCGCATCTGGCCGCCCTGGAGACCACCTTGGTGCCCGAGGGTTGGAGCGGGACCGCGGTCGTCCGGTCCGCCCTGGACGGGAGGGTGGCCAACCGCGGCGTGGCGCGCTACCGCGACCTGAACGGACGTCACCTCCACCCGCTGGACACCGGCTCCGACGGCCCCGGCCTCGACTGGCTGCGCTGCCGGACCCTGTCCTCGGGCGTCGAGGTCGCGCTCGCCTCCCGGACCCTGGTCTCCCAGGGACCCCGGCCCGCGGCCCGTGAAAGCCCCGCGGGCGACGGCTGGGCGGCCACCGACCTGATCCTGGACCTGAGGAGCGGTGAACAGACCACCGTGGAGAAGACGGTGGCCCTGTACACCTCGCGCGACCGCGCCGTCGGCGACATCCTCGACGCGGCCCGCGACGCCCTGGAACGGGCGGGCGGATTCGACGAACTGCTGCGCCGACACACCACCGCCTGGCACCACCTGTGGCGGTCCTGCGCACTGGAGGCCGGGGACGAGGAGGAACAGCGGGTCCTCAACCTGCACCTCTTCCACCTCCTGCAGACGCTGTCGCCCCACACGGCCGACCTCGACGCGGGTGTGCCCGCGAGGGGCCTGCACGGTGAGGCCTACCGCGGCCACGTCTTCTGGGACGAGCTGTTCGTCCTTCCCTTCCTCAACCTCCACTTCCCCGAGACCGCGCGAGCCCTGCTGCGCTACCGGTGGCGCAGACTGCCCCAGGCGCGGGCCATCGCCCGCGCCGCGGGGCTGAGGGGCGCTCTCTTCCCCTGGCAGAGCGGGAGCGACGGCAGCGAGGAGTCCCAGAGCACACACCTCAACCCCCGCTCGGGGAGGTGGATCCCCGACCACTCGCACCTGCAGCGCCATGTCGGGCTCGCGGTCGCCTACAACGTCTGGCAGCACCACCAGGCCACCGGCGACACCGCCTTCCTGACCGGGTTCGGCGCGGAACTGCTGTTGGAGGTCGCCCGCGCCTTCGCGGACATGGCCGTCTACGACAAGGCTTTGGACCGCTACGTGATCCGCGGTGTGATGGGCCCCGACGAGTACCACGACGGCTACCCCGGCCGCGAGGACCCCGGTCTGGACGACAACGCCTACACCAACCTCATGGCGGTGTGGGTCATGCTGCGGGCGCTGGACACCCTGCGGGCGCTGCCGGGACCGAGCCGCAGGGACCTGGAGGAGTCCCTCGGGCTGGACGCGGACGAGGTCGAGCGGTTCGAGACCCTCACCCGCAAGATGCGCGTCCCCTTCCACGAGGGAGTCATCAGCCAGTTCGCCGGTTACGGGGACCTGGAGGAGCTCGACTGGCGGGACTGCCGCGGCGTCCGGCGCCTGGACCGCTTCCTGGAGGCCGGGGGCGACAGCTGCAACCGCTACAAGGCGTCCAAGCAGGCCGACGTGCTGATGCTGTTCTTCCTGCTACCCGCCGAGGAGATCGCCGACATGCTGCGCCGCCTCGGCTACACCTACGATCCCGGGCTCATCCCCCGCACGGTCGACTACTACCTTGCACGCACCTCGCACGGGTCGACCCTCAGCTCCGTGGTGCACTCCTGGGTGCTGGCCCGGACCAACCGGGAGGAGTCCTGGGACTTCTTCCGCAGGGCGCTGAGCACCGACGTCGACGACGTCCAGGGCGGGACCACGGCCGAGGGCATCCACCTGGGGGCCATGGCGGGCACCGTCGACCTCCTCACCCGGTGCTACACCGGCCTGACCACACGCGGTGGAGCCCTGCACCTGAGCCCCCTGCTGCCCGCCGAACTGGACCACCTCTCCTACGGACTGCGCTACCACGACCACTGGGAGGTGGGCGTGGACGTGCGCCGCGACCACGTGCGGGTCACCCTGCCACCCTCGGCCGGGCCGCCCGTCCGGGTCCGCGTCAAGGAACGCCACGCCCTGGTCGCCCCCGGCTCGTCCTGTGTCCTACCCCTGTGGTGA
- a CDS encoding acetate--CoA ligase family protein: MRAAAEIPGPVALKADVAGVVHRGRAGALYLGLTGEERFRKAYRALAERFRGRVRGFVVQGMAPPGFEALIGSVQQPDFGPVIACGPGGSYAEVLGSGASRLIPLTDADADEMIRSVPELRRLGEREGERGAVPAVLREPLLRLSKLVEDLPEIAELEMNPVVIGPSSAVCVDARVRVARYPHGDPYLRALRPL; this comes from the coding sequence CTGCGAGCGGCGGCGGAGATCCCCGGGCCAGTCGCCCTCAAGGCGGACGTGGCAGGCGTCGTCCACCGAGGCCGCGCCGGAGCCCTGTACCTCGGCCTCACCGGGGAGGAGCGGTTCCGGAAGGCCTACCGTGCGCTGGCGGAGCGGTTCCGGGGAAGGGTCCGCGGCTTCGTCGTCCAAGGCATGGCCCCTCCCGGTTTCGAGGCCCTGATCGGCTCGGTCCAGCAGCCCGACTTCGGCCCCGTGATCGCGTGCGGACCCGGCGGAAGCTACGCCGAGGTGCTGGGCTCAGGGGCGTCCCGGCTCATTCCGCTGACCGACGCCGACGCCGACGAGATGATCCGGTCCGTACCCGAGCTCAGACGCCTGGGCGAACGGGAGGGTGAGAGGGGTGCGGTCCCCGCGGTACTGCGGGAACCCCTGCTGAGGCTCTCGAAGCTGGTCGAGGACCTGCCGGAGATCGCGGAACTCGAGATGAACCCGGTCGTCATCGGTCCTTCGTCGGCGGTGTGCGTCGACGCCCGCGTCCGGGTGGCCAGGTATCCGCACGGGGACCCGTACCTGCGCGCGCTCCGACCGCTGTGA
- a CDS encoding IS481 family transposase: protein MPHTTHANATLTPAGRLALARCVVEDDWPLRRAAERFQTSTTTAKRWADRYRTQGQAGMDDASSRPHRSPQRTPARRERRVIKLRCTRRWGPARIGGHLGMHPSTVHRILTRYRMPRLSHLDRATHRVVRRYERARPGELVHVDIKKLGNIPAGGGHRTQGRAQGRRNRTTTAHAPRNNHGNPKLGYGYLHTAIDDYSRLAYTEILADEKKETATGFWERAHAYFVSAGVVVERVLTDNGACYTSHLWRGLLYGQGIKHKRTRPYRPQTNGKVERFHRTLADEWAYARPYQSESERREAFPGWLHHYNHHRFHTAISGPPASRVPNLSGQYT from the coding sequence ATGCCCCACACTACCCACGCCAACGCCACACTCACACCCGCAGGGCGCCTGGCGTTGGCCCGCTGCGTGGTCGAAGACGACTGGCCGCTCAGGCGTGCCGCCGAACGCTTCCAGACCAGTACCACCACCGCCAAACGCTGGGCCGACCGCTACCGCACCCAAGGCCAGGCCGGGATGGACGACGCCTCCAGTCGCCCGCACCGCTCACCCCAGCGCACCCCCGCCCGCCGCGAACGCCGCGTGATCAAACTCCGCTGCACCCGCCGATGGGGCCCGGCCCGCATCGGCGGCCACCTGGGCATGCATCCCTCGACCGTGCACCGGATCCTGACCCGCTACCGCATGCCCCGACTGTCCCACCTGGACCGGGCCACTCACCGGGTAGTACGCCGCTACGAGCGCGCTCGACCGGGCGAGCTCGTGCATGTGGACATCAAAAAGCTCGGCAACATCCCCGCCGGGGGCGGACACCGTACCCAGGGACGCGCGCAAGGCCGCCGCAATCGCACCACCACCGCGCACGCCCCGCGCAACAACCACGGCAACCCCAAGCTGGGCTACGGCTACCTGCACACCGCCATCGACGACTACTCCCGCCTGGCCTACACCGAGATCCTGGCCGATGAGAAAAAGGAGACCGCCACCGGGTTCTGGGAGCGGGCGCACGCCTACTTCGTCTCAGCGGGGGTCGTGGTGGAGCGGGTGCTAACCGACAACGGGGCCTGCTATACGTCCCACCTGTGGCGCGGCCTGCTCTATGGCCAGGGCATCAAGCACAAACGCACCCGCCCCTACCGGCCCCAGACCAACGGCAAGGTGGAGCGCTTCCATCGCACCCTGGCCGACGAATGGGCCTACGCCCGCCCCTACCAATCCGAGAGCGAAAGGCGGGAGGCGTTCCCCGGGTGGTTGCATCACTACAATCACCACCGGTTCCACACCGCGATCAGCGGCCCTCCCGCCTCCCGCGTTCCTAACCTCTCAGGTCAGTACACCTAG
- a CDS encoding TetR/AcrR family transcriptional regulator has translation MNASNTRDRILDSLQDILVGEGYSAVTLEAVARDAGVSKGGLLYHFPSKAAMLTGLIERLRVLAEEEFREAVEGEEGVVRVFLRTSLPRSPEERELYWAVIAALRGQEDMPEEAVRTVQGLFSRWGDLLHEELTDPVLAEIILRAGDGLYMAAIAGLPQPDPALTQRMIDRLVEASDKARRER, from the coding sequence GTGAACGCTTCGAACACCCGCGACCGCATCCTCGACTCCCTACAGGACATCCTCGTCGGTGAGGGTTATTCCGCGGTGACCCTGGAGGCCGTGGCCCGTGACGCCGGGGTGTCCAAGGGAGGACTGCTGTACCACTTCCCGTCCAAGGCCGCCATGCTCACCGGGCTCATCGAGCGCCTGCGCGTGCTGGCGGAGGAGGAGTTCCGGGAGGCCGTGGAGGGGGAGGAGGGCGTGGTCCGCGTCTTCCTGCGCACCTCGCTGCCGCGCAGCCCCGAGGAACGGGAGCTGTACTGGGCGGTCATCGCGGCCCTGCGCGGCCAGGAGGACATGCCCGAGGAGGCCGTCCGCACGGTCCAGGGCCTCTTCAGCCGCTGGGGCGACCTATTGCACGAGGAACTCACCGACCCGGTCCTGGCCGAGATCATCCTGCGCGCGGGCGACGGGCTGTACATGGCGGCGATCGCCGGGCTGCCCCAGCCCGACCCGGCGCTGACGCAGCGGATGATCGACCGCCTGGTGGAGGCCTCCGACAAGGCGCGCCGCGAGCGCTGA
- a CDS encoding universal stress protein, whose product MVGKGVDTVGETGGPVVVGVGHTSRDWTVVGWAAAEAADRGAELVVVRAEGAEHPGEPFVRLRTSLFGHGDGGAGHAPAEEAALAARDHPGLAVRTESVRADPSAALVAASRRAALVVVGSRGPDALRFPPDAVGPRVCAYAACPVAVVPPQASLERCGHVVAGVDGSPDSDAALRFALEEAARRGARLTVLHVRPSAEAVGRLTLDLVGPEAVMLHAERRMHRMVDEARDERTGDVAVRILVLVRHDHPAHALVEAAGTADVVVVGARGTGGFRGLLLGSVSQKVLHRSPVPVVVARVHTGRSARSARSPQG is encoded by the coding sequence GTGGTCGGGAAGGGCGTGGACACCGTCGGGGAAACGGGCGGTCCGGTCGTCGTCGGTGTCGGCCACACCTCCAGGGATTGGACGGTGGTGGGCTGGGCCGCCGCGGAGGCCGCCGACCGGGGGGCGGAGCTGGTCGTCGTGCGCGCGGAGGGCGCGGAGCACCCCGGAGAGCCGTTCGTCCGCCTCCGGACGTCGCTCTTCGGCCACGGGGACGGCGGGGCGGGGCACGCTCCGGCGGAGGAAGCCGCCCTGGCGGCCCGGGACCACCCCGGACTCGCGGTCCGCACCGAGTCGGTGCGAGCCGATCCGTCCGCCGCGCTGGTCGCCGCGTCGCGTCGGGCCGCCCTGGTCGTCGTGGGCTCCCGGGGGCCGGACGCCCTGAGGTTCCCACCGGATGCGGTGGGACCCCGTGTGTGCGCCTATGCCGCGTGCCCCGTGGCGGTGGTGCCGCCGCAGGCGTCCTTGGAGCGGTGCGGCCACGTGGTGGCGGGTGTGGACGGTTCCCCCGACTCGGACGCCGCCCTGCGGTTCGCGCTGGAGGAGGCCGCCCGGCGCGGCGCGCGCCTGACGGTCCTGCACGTCCGCCCCTCGGCGGAGGCGGTGGGCCGGCTGACGCTGGACCTGGTCGGACCGGAGGCCGTGATGCTGCACGCCGAGAGGCGGATGCACCGCATGGTGGACGAGGCCCGCGACGAGCGGACCGGGGACGTCGCGGTCCGGATCCTGGTCCTCGTACGCCACGACCACCCGGCTCACGCCCTCGTCGAGGCCGCGGGCACCGCCGACGTGGTCGTCGTCGGTGCCCGCGGCACGGGGGGCTTCCGGGGGCTGCTGCTGGGCTCGGTCAGCCAGAAGGTGCTGCACCGCAGCCCCGTCCCGGTGGTCGTGGCGCGCGTGCACACCGGTCGGAGCGCTAGGTCGGCCCGGTCACCACAGGGGTAG